One part of the Acinetobacter sp. XS-4 genome encodes these proteins:
- a CDS encoding S8 family serine peptidase codes for MQSKTLFLLGLCTILSTTASALPLDSKGAKQRLNQAAKQKVFQGKIDLNALVNNDSNDLIVEYNISSVSVPSGLERRSFIATNKKNLQARFNRAGGVQVLRDYNNLPLAFYRISNREALVSLLNDPNVKAVYPNRINQTTTNESLPLINQPQANNNGFTGEGSSVAVIDTGVNYLHSDFGCTAVNTPSNTCRVAYSFDSAPDDGALDDDGHGSNVSGIVSKVATKTKIIGIDTFRRVRVNGQWGSTAYDSDILAALNWTANNAQTYNIKAVNLSLGVPGVKYTSECSNSSYATAFANARAAGVVPVVASGNDAFSDGISSPACVAGAVRVGAVYDSNIGGVSWGNPVKCSDPTTAADKVACFSNGGSLVTLLAPGAMITAGGYTMGGTSQATPHVAGAIASLRANSVSPTESIDQTISRLKTTGKPITDSRTGLVFPRIDLLAATNGLTIN; via the coding sequence ATGCAAAGTAAAACGTTATTTCTATTAGGTCTATGTACGATTTTAAGTACAACTGCATCAGCTCTTCCTTTAGATTCTAAAGGTGCTAAACAGCGATTAAATCAGGCAGCAAAACAAAAAGTATTTCAGGGTAAAATCGATTTAAATGCCTTGGTTAATAATGATTCGAATGATTTAATTGTTGAATACAATATTTCTTCGGTGAGCGTCCCATCCGGTTTAGAACGGCGAAGTTTTATTGCAACAAATAAGAAAAATTTACAGGCAAGGTTTAACCGTGCTGGTGGTGTTCAAGTACTTCGGGACTACAATAATTTGCCTTTAGCTTTTTATCGGATTAGTAACCGCGAAGCTTTGGTCTCTTTACTCAATGACCCTAATGTTAAAGCGGTATATCCAAATCGTATTAATCAAACCACGACCAATGAAAGTCTACCTTTAATCAACCAACCACAAGCCAACAATAATGGTTTCACAGGTGAAGGCTCTAGTGTGGCAGTGATTGATACAGGGGTGAATTATCTTCATTCTGATTTTGGGTGTACGGCAGTAAATACACCATCAAATACTTGTCGGGTTGCTTACTCATTTGATAGTGCACCAGATGATGGCGCTTTAGATGATGATGGGCATGGTAGTAATGTTTCAGGTATTGTGTCCAAGGTTGCCACCAAGACCAAAATTATTGGTATTGATACCTTTCGACGTGTTCGGGTGAATGGTCAGTGGGGGAGTACTGCTTATGACAGCGATATTTTGGCGGCTTTAAACTGGACTGCAAATAATGCCCAGACTTATAACATTAAAGCAGTGAATTTAAGCCTTGGTGTACCAGGAGTTAAATACACTTCAGAATGTAGTAATAGCAGTTATGCAACAGCATTTGCTAATGCGCGAGCTGCTGGTGTGGTTCCGGTTGTAGCTTCAGGTAATGATGCATTTTCAGATGGAATATCATCTCCTGCTTGTGTTGCTGGCGCAGTAAGAGTGGGTGCTGTTTATGACAGTAATATTGGTGGTGTGTCATGGGGGAATCCTGTGAAATGTTCTGACCCAACAACAGCAGCAGACAAAGTGGCGTGCTTTAGTAATGGTGGTAGCCTTGTGACTTTATTGGCACCGGGTGCAATGATTACGGCGGGTGGTTACACCATGGGAGGTACATCTCAAGCGACACCACATGTGGCAGGTGCAATTGCTTCGTTGCGAGCAAATAGTGTGAGTCCAACGGAAAGTATTGATCAAACCATCAGCCGTTTAAAAACGACAGGTAAACCAATTACTGACTCAAGAACGGGCTTGGTTTTCCCGCGTATTGATTTATTGGCAGCAACAAATGGTTTAACCATTAATTAA